In Bombus huntii isolate Logan2020A chromosome 3, iyBomHunt1.1, whole genome shotgun sequence, a single genomic region encodes these proteins:
- the LOC126863712 gene encoding protein stunted-like isoform X2 gives MSAWRQAGLNYINYSQIAARLVRQALKAELRSDALKRDEINVKFTQWKDGKPITEKQ, from the exons ATGTCTGCGTGGAGGCAAGCGGgattaaa ttatattaattattcgcAAATAGCTGCCAGACTTGTTAGACAAGCTTTGAAAGCAGAGCTCCGATCAGATGCCCTAAAACGTGAtgaaataaacgtaaaatttaCCCAATGGAAAGATGGTAAACCTATTA CTgaaaaacaataa
- the LOC126863712 gene encoding protein stunted-like isoform X1 → MSAWRQAGLNYINYSQIAARLVRQALKAELRSDALKRDEINVKFTQWKDGKPISKIIIVTRFCILFDIKLYYFSILFSYV, encoded by the exons ATGTCTGCGTGGAGGCAAGCGGgattaaa ttatattaattattcgcAAATAGCTGCCAGACTTGTTAGACAAGCTTTGAAAGCAGAGCTCCGATCAGATGCCCTAAAACGTGAtgaaataaacgtaaaatttaCCCAATGGAAAGATGGTAAACCTATTA gtaaaataattatagttaCCAGGTTTTGTATTCTGTTCGATATAAAGCTATATTATTTCAGTATACTATTTAGTTACGTATAG
- the LOC126863712 gene encoding protein stunted-like isoform X3, whose product MSAWRQAGLNYINYSQIAARLVRQALKAELRSDALKRDEINVKFTQWKDGKPIKNP is encoded by the exons ATGTCTGCGTGGAGGCAAGCGGgattaaa ttatattaattattcgcAAATAGCTGCCAGACTTGTTAGACAAGCTTTGAAAGCAGAGCTCCGATCAGATGCCCTAAAACGTGAtgaaataaacgtaaaatttaCCCAATGGAAAGATGGTAAACCTATTA